The following are from one region of the Silene latifolia isolate original U9 population chromosome 9, ASM4854445v1, whole genome shotgun sequence genome:
- the LOC141600702 gene encoding uncharacterized protein LOC141600702 gives MVVMPDAGLSLVTWRVMYTQPQLLEMDQRQQIFRSRCIIKGRVCYLIIDEGSCSNVASSTLIEKLSLSTQDHPNPYKLRWLNKRAEVRVDKQCLVFFSISKNYSDEALCDVQPMDACHLLLGRSWGFDRYSVHYGKDNSYTFKFGKKKVILTHLLLALKYTIPPSMLEPSRKVLLINEAEMIHELKSEYDVYVLVAKDVFGGQKMSLLNEVQELIKSCEEVFPNELPSGLPPLRGIEHQIDFITGATLLNKVAYRSDPKAIQELQHQIRELMNKGFVRFTISRLDDILDEFSGVKLFFKIDLRQGYHQVRIKEGDEWKTTFNTKRGVYECLVVPIGLSNASSTFMRLMVEVLRHHLGRFVVVYFDDILVYSPSKEEHLKNLQVLFVV, from the exons ATGGTGGTTATGCCGGATGCGGGTTTGAGCTTGGTTACTTGGAGGGTGATGTATACCCAACCCCAACTCTTGGAgatggaccaaagacaacaaatctttaggtctaggtgcaTCATTAAGGGAAGAGTTTGCTATCTTATCATTGATGAAGGGAGTTGTTCTAATGTGGCTTCTAGCACCCTCATCGAGAAGCTTTCTTTGTCTACACAAGACCACCCTAATCCTTATAAATTGAGGTGGCTCAACAAGAGGGCTGAAGTTAgagtggataagcaatgcctAGTGTTCTTCTCCATTAGCAAGAACTATTCGGATGAGGCTCTTTGTGATGTTCaacctatggatgcttgccatcttcTACTTGGTAGGTCTTGGGGGTTTGATAGATATTCGGTGCATTATGGAAAGGACAACAGCTACACCTTCAAGTTTGGCAAGAAGAAGGTCATCCTAACGCACCTACTACTAGCCCTTAAGTACACCATACCACCCTCTATGCTTGAGCCTTCAAGAAAGGTATTGTTGATCAATGAGGCCGAAATGATCCACGAGTTGAAGAGTGAATATGATGTCTATGTTCTCGTTGCAAAAGATGTGTTTGGGGGGCAGAAAATGTCACTTCTTAACGAGGTCCAAGAGCTAATCAAATCCTGTGAAGAAGTGTTTCCAAATGAACTTCCAAGTGGGTTGCCTCCTCTTAGAGGCATTGAgcatcaaattgatttcattACCGGTGCTACATTACTAAACAAGGTtgcctatagaagtgatcctaagGCCATTCAAGAGCTACAACACCAAATTAGAGAGCTTATGAACAAAGGCTTTGTGAG GTTTACCATATCTAGGCTAGATGACATCTTGGATGAGTTTAGTGGAGTCAAATTATTCTTTAAGATTGATCTAAGGCAAGGTTACCACCAAGTGAGAATCAAGGAAGGTGATGAATGGAAGACGACCTTCAACACCAAGCGTGGGGTATATGAGTGTCTTGTGGTTCCCATTGGCCTATCTAATGCATCAAGCACTTTTATGAGATTGATGGTCGAGGTGCTTAGGCATCACTTGGGCAGATTTGTCGtggtatactt